A window of the Sphaerobacter thermophilus DSM 20745 genome harbors these coding sequences:
- a CDS encoding MBL fold metallo-hydrolase, with product MRSTQYAPASKGNGELRVTSFGSGSSGNALLIQTEGPAGTTSVLIDAGIPVRRLRAGLAAAGVPDDGLDAILVSHEHHDHISALPRLVRYQRCPIFATSGTMRALDIAPSDRWERLVPEHSCRIGSLTITPISVPHDAAEPVGFYVDDGTVRAAIFTDLGSTAALVRDPVAQAHLVILEANYDVEMLERGPYPARLKRRIRSGHGHLSNAECGDFLADTLGSTTVDIWLAHLSENNNRPKLAEQTVVQRLGTGLGGPRVQPMPRHRPFVWDAPSALQRPRQLGFLLP from the coding sequence ATGCGCAGTACGCAATACGCACCAGCATCGAAGGGTAACGGCGAGTTGCGAGTCACGTCGTTCGGGAGCGGTAGCAGCGGGAACGCCCTGCTGATCCAGACGGAGGGTCCTGCGGGCACCACGAGCGTGCTGATCGATGCAGGCATCCCAGTGCGCCGCCTGCGTGCCGGGCTGGCCGCCGCCGGCGTCCCTGACGACGGGCTCGACGCCATCCTGGTCTCCCACGAGCACCACGACCACATCAGTGCACTGCCGCGGCTGGTCCGCTACCAGCGCTGTCCGATCTTCGCCACCAGCGGCACGATGCGCGCCCTGGATATCGCACCGTCAGACCGATGGGAGCGGTTAGTGCCTGAGCACTCCTGCCGGATCGGCTCGCTGACTATCACCCCGATTTCTGTCCCCCACGATGCGGCCGAGCCGGTAGGGTTCTACGTCGATGACGGCACCGTGCGAGCCGCGATCTTCACCGACCTGGGCAGCACTGCCGCCCTGGTCCGCGACCCCGTCGCGCAGGCGCACCTGGTCATCCTGGAAGCAAACTACGACGTGGAGATGCTCGAGCGCGGTCCCTACCCTGCCCGGCTGAAGCGCCGTATCCGGAGCGGCCACGGCCACCTCAGCAACGCCGAGTGCGGCGACTTCCTGGCTGACACCCTCGGGTCCACAACAGTGGACATCTGGCTGGCGCACCTCTCGGAGAACAACAACCGGCCGAAGCTGGCCGAACAGACAGTGGTCCAGCGGCTCGGCACCGGTCTGGGCGGTCCGCGAGTTCAACCGATGCCACGACACCGCCCGTTCGTCTGGGACGCGCCCAGCGCACTACAGCGGCCGCGGCAGCTCGGTTTCCTGCTCCCCTAG
- a CDS encoding ABC transporter ATP-binding protein — translation MWHFSGNADDLLGKAYDSRVARRLLSRVTPYRWRLALTVACMLAAAGADLALPYLFGLGLDVINPGSGRTFAGRTGMPALNLLALVFVVVIGLRFATYAGQLYLTSWVGQRLVYDLRSSLFAHLQRLSIRYIDKRGVGSIMSRVQNDVSVINDLFTDGLVGILMDLVILFGIVAVMLATNWRLALLTLAVMPLLIVTVIWWRRRAIAAYRATRIAIARVNANLAESIAGMRVVQAFARELRNMERFRSVNQENLDASLWAARLSAILFPVVQVSQALATALVLYVGGRIVLGGSAFTIGELFTFVAYISRFYEPISDLSQRYNVMQAAMVAGERIFDLEDVQPEVEDAPDAVELPRVRGAIDYDHVVFGYESTPVLHGIDLHVAPGESIALVGETGAGKSSMINLLARFYDVWEGSVRIDGYDVRDVTQRSLRSQLGIVLQDTFLFDGTVRENIAYGRPDATDDEIEAAARAVGAHDFIVRLPQGYDTPVHERGATLSVGQRQLIAFARALLADPRIIILDEATSSVDTTTELQIQRALRTLLEGRTAIMIAHRLSTVKQASRVVVLDQGRIVEMGNHAELLERRGAYYKLYTMQFRGQEAHAAD, via the coding sequence TAGCGGGAACGCCGACGATCTCCTTGGCAAGGCTTACGACAGCCGGGTCGCGCGCCGGTTGCTCAGCCGGGTCACGCCTTACCGGTGGCGACTGGCGCTGACGGTCGCCTGCATGCTCGCCGCGGCGGGTGCCGATCTCGCCCTGCCCTACCTCTTCGGGCTCGGCCTTGACGTAATCAACCCGGGTTCGGGCCGCACGTTCGCCGGTCGCACCGGGATGCCTGCCCTGAACCTGCTCGCGCTCGTCTTCGTGGTCGTCATCGGCCTGCGTTTCGCCACCTATGCCGGGCAGCTCTATCTGACCTCCTGGGTCGGCCAGCGCCTTGTGTATGACCTCCGGTCGAGCCTCTTCGCGCACCTGCAGCGCCTGAGTATCCGCTACATCGACAAGCGGGGCGTCGGGTCGATCATGTCCCGGGTGCAGAACGACGTCAGCGTGATCAACGACCTCTTCACCGACGGGCTGGTCGGGATCCTGATGGACCTGGTCATCCTGTTCGGCATCGTGGCCGTGATGCTGGCCACGAACTGGCGCCTGGCGCTCCTGACGCTCGCCGTGATGCCGCTACTGATCGTGACGGTGATCTGGTGGCGCCGGCGCGCCATCGCGGCTTACCGTGCAACCCGGATCGCCATCGCCCGGGTGAACGCGAACCTGGCCGAGAGCATCGCTGGCATGCGCGTGGTCCAGGCCTTCGCCCGCGAACTCCGGAACATGGAGCGTTTCCGGTCAGTCAACCAGGAGAACCTGGACGCGAGCCTGTGGGCCGCCCGCCTGTCGGCCATCCTCTTCCCGGTGGTGCAGGTGTCGCAGGCGCTTGCGACCGCGCTCGTGCTCTATGTCGGTGGGCGGATCGTCCTGGGTGGTTCCGCCTTCACGATCGGGGAGCTGTTCACGTTCGTGGCCTACATCTCCCGCTTCTACGAGCCGATCAGTGACCTTAGCCAGCGCTACAACGTCATGCAGGCGGCGATGGTGGCGGGCGAGCGGATCTTCGATCTGGAGGACGTGCAGCCAGAGGTGGAAGACGCACCAGACGCCGTGGAGCTACCGCGCGTGCGTGGCGCCATCGACTACGACCACGTCGTCTTTGGCTACGAGTCGACACCTGTGCTGCACGGCATCGACCTTCACGTGGCACCGGGTGAGTCAATCGCGCTGGTGGGCGAGACCGGGGCCGGCAAGAGTTCGATGATCAACCTTCTGGCACGCTTCTACGACGTTTGGGAGGGGAGCGTGCGCATCGACGGGTACGACGTGCGTGACGTCACCCAACGGTCGCTCCGGTCGCAACTCGGAATCGTGCTGCAGGACACCTTCCTGTTCGACGGCACCGTGCGCGAGAACATCGCCTACGGCCGGCCCGACGCGACCGATGACGAGATCGAGGCAGCGGCACGGGCGGTCGGCGCCCACGACTTCATCGTGCGTCTGCCCCAGGGTTACGACACACCGGTGCACGAACGGGGCGCGACGCTGTCGGTTGGGCAGCGCCAGCTCATCGCGTTCGCTCGCGCGCTCCTCGCCGACCCGCGGATCATCATCCTCGACGAAGCGACGTCGAGCGTGGACACGACGACGGAGCTGCAGATCCAGCGAGCGCTGCGGACCCTCCTGGAAGGCCGCACGGCGATCATGATCGCCCACCGACTGTCCACGGTGAAGCAGGCGTCGAGGGTGGTGGTTCTGGATCAGGGCCGGATCGTCGAGATGGGCAACCACGCCGAGCTGCTCGAGCGTCGCGGGGCCTACTACAAGCTCTATACGATGCAGTTCCGCGGCCAGGAGGCGCACGCCGCCGACTAG